The window taatttttctttagaaaaacttCTGTATAAGAAATTATTGTAGAAGATATTGACTATCCCATAATAGAATGTACTTTAAAACTGATCCAAATCTGGGGACTTGgcaggggcagagaggagggaggggtgttAGTGACGATTTAATTTCTTTAGTAGTTATTAatctacttttctttccttttttaaaaaagcatttatttatttggctgcatcgggtggcacatgggatctttgctgCCTCGTGTGGGATTTTCCGTTGCAGCGTGTTGGCTCTCTAGTtggggcgtgtgggctcagtactgGTGGTGTGTGACCTTAGCTGATGTGAAGCAGGTGGGACCTGAGTTTCTGgcacaggggttgaacccatgtctcctgcactgcaatgCGGActcctaaccgctggactgccagggaatgccCTAGTTTTCTGTCTTTCGATACCAGCTCTCTGGGTTTTCAAGAATATTGGTGTATAGGTGGTTCTTAATGGTCTTTTGCTATTTTAAATTGCTCTCAAGACCATAATTATTCCTCTTTTTAAGTCCCATACATTAATTTGCATGGTCCCTCTGTTTATCCTTGATCAGTCTTGCCAAAGGGTTGTCTGTAAGTTTTTAAAGAGTCAGCCTTGGGCTCTGTTTatcttctctgatttttctgGTTATTACTAGTATTATTCTGATAcctttaacaatttttaaacattGACTAACTTATTTATGGCTGCCCTGGGCCTcccttgctgtgtgcaggcttgctCTGGTTGGCACGAGCAGGAACTCCTTTCCAGGTGCACAGGCCTGCTCACCGTGGTGGCTTCTTGGTGCCCAGCACAGGCTCCTGGGCACGTGGGCTCCAGGAGGTGCGGCACGCAGGCCACAGGCTCAGCGGCTGCGGGCAGTGCCAAGGGGGAGTGAGCTGTCCAGGCGCCTTCAGGGAACGTTCTGAGAGGCACAGAAGAACACATGGCCTCTTGCAccctcaaaacaaaaacagcattcGACATATGAGAGAACAGCTAAGGGCGCTTAGGAATTAAATGTGTGATGTTAACAGCAACGTGGGAAGACAACGGGACCTCCCAGAAAGCAGAGGAAAGGGGCAGGCTTGGAAACGGGAGAGAGAAGGGCTGATGACGAGGCCACACGGGCGAGGCCGAGCTCCAGACGTGAGAGTAGAGGACATTAGGAGAGAAAGCAGACGAGTGCATCCCAGGAGCCGATGGAGATCCCTGGTCTGCCCACCCGCGGGGCAGCGGCCACCACGGAGGTGGCACAGACCAGTCCCGGCAGGGAGGGGTTTTCCTGCAGGCAcagctgggctggggaggggctgcagggaggAAATCACCCTCAAGAAAGGCCtggggagagtgggagggagggccCCCACTGGCCCCGCTGGGGAGGCCAGGTCCACCGCAGTGGGCAGCCGCCATCCAGCACAAGGGCGACCTACAGCCAGGCCTGGGCTCTCCAGCGGCTGCAGCCAGGAGGGAAGGCAGGCAGCCGGGCGCTCTGGAGCTCCTCCTTGGCCCGGAGGCCGCACAAGCCGGTCCCAGCAGCCCCCGCGTCTGGAGACAGCAGATGTGGGTGGCGGTGGGCACAAGGCAGGGCACAGGGCCTGTGCAGTCACCGACACAGCCCCCCACCCCGGGACAGCACTGACCAGCGCCCTGCCCTCTGCAGGGACCTGGGCACCTCCCTGGGCCACCTGCAGGTGCTCTGGCTGGCTCGCTGCGGCCTGGCCGACCTGGATGGCATCAGCTCCTTTCCTGCCCTGAAGGtgggcctgccctgccctgccgggggtgggggggcggacaGGGGGCAGGAGGTGGGTGCGGCCCTGATGAGCACCTCCTCCCCTGCCGTGCCCCCCAGGAACTCTACCTCTCCTACAACGACATCTGGGACCTGAGCCCGCTGTGCCTGCTGGAGCAGCTGGAGGTGCTGGACCTAGAAGGCAACTGCGTGGAGGACCCGGGGCAGCTGCGTTACCTGCAGCTGTGCCCGCGGCTGGCCACACTCACCctggagggcaacccactctgccTGCGGCCAGGCTCTGGCCCAACCCACCAGGTGCGCACCACCAGGCGGGAGGCCATCTGTGCTGCCAGCCCTTGGCCAGCCAGGGGACTGCTTTGCCCACCTGAACGGGCCAGATGGCAGCAGATCCCAGGGGACCTGCCCAGGGCACGTCGGGGCCTCCTCACCGGGAGCTCCTTCTCATATTCCCGGCGGCCGCCTCCACGTCTCCCTAGATTCCAAAGGGCCACACACACCCGGGCCAGGCCCTGGCTCACGTGTGCTCCCGGGAGAGGTCTGTGCACACGCCATGCGGAGCGCAGTCTCCACGTGGAGTCGTGTGCGCACACCCTGCAGGCCCCGTTCAGAGATGCCCCTATGCTGGGGGCTGCTCCACCTCGGCCAGAGCTCCCTCCACCCGCCCAGCTGCTTCCGCCGCCCACAGGGCTAAGCTCCAAACTCAGGGCAGCCCTGCAGGCCAGAGGGCAGCCCTGGACCCTGGCAGTGAGCCCGGAGAGTGTGATCACGCGTGGGCAACAGCCCAGGGTCCCAGCAGTCCCTCAGGTTCCAGAGTGACCCAGGCGGGCCTGGTCCCAGCAAATCCCGGCTTCCCTGCCCTGCCTACAGCGGGGCTGGGGGAGCAGCTCAGGCCCGGCTGGCCTGATGGGTCCCCTGGACTCAGGCCCGCCCCCGCCCGCAGGTGCCCCAGGGCTACAGCTACAGGGCAGAGGTCAGGAAGCTCATCCCCCAGCTGCAGGTCCTGGACGAGCTGCCTGCCGCGCACACGGGCCAGCCGGCCTCTCGGACACTGGACCAGGACTGGCTCCTGGTGAAGGAGGCCATCAAGGAGGGCTGCATCCCAGACAGCCTGCTCCCCGGGCCGGGTACACGCAGCCACGTCCAGGCGCCTCGGGCTGGGGCCACTCCACCCTGCCTGCGGATCTCACCTGAGAGCCTCAGGAGGGGCTGCACCCCGGTCCCGCCCGCAGGCTGCCTCCTGTGTCCCTTCTCAGACCTGACCCCTTGTCCCCAGAGTCCTGCACACACACTACCCCAGGCCAGGACACCCTCCCTGGGAGCAGCCTTGGTGCAGGCCTCCCCCACCATCCACAGAGGGAAGGGAGAAACCTGCCACCCCGTGATTCGGGCCTCAGGCACACTGACGCGGGGCGGTGGGCTCCGTGGACGGGGTTCAGCTGGGGGGACTCCTGGCTGACCAACTGGCGTGCGCCTTGGTGACCTCTGATTTTGACCCTTGGGCAGATCAAACCCACGGCTCCCCCATGTGGAGACTGAGCCCTGAGCTGTGCCTGCCTGAGACCCAGCCCTGGGCCCCCAGGCGCGGGCCTCTCTCCCTGCTggttcccagggtgcccctgccTGAAGGCCTCCTTCCCAAGGGCCCGGCCCCAGAGGATGGCTCCAGCAACCTCACCCACGGTAGGTGACCCGCCTCAGTGTGAAGCTGCCCTGAAGCCCTGAAGCCCCAAACCAGGCCCAGCCACACCCTCTTCTCCAGGCGCCAGCCGGGTCCTCTGTGGGAACCCCACCAAAGGCCTGCGGGAGCGTCGGCACCGGTGCCAGGTACAGCCTGCCCCCACGGCGGGCGGcaaccagcccccagcccccagccctggcagGCCGTGCCCTGAGCCAGCCCTCTCCCTTCCCAGGCTGGGGTGCACCCAGAGAAGCTGCCCTCTCCCAGGCCGGAAGAACTGGCCCCCAGGGCCTCCGCCTCGGGGCCTGACCCTGCCGATGATCACGACCTCCTGGCCTGGGCCGGGCTTCAGGCTTTGAGGGAGCTGCGCCTGCGGTGGGTGCCCCCTACCCCACACCCCAGCCCTGCCACCCTATGTGCTCTGATCAGGGTGGGGTAGGGAGGCCTTGTGGCTGGGACCTGCCTTGGCTGAGTGGTTGCTGGTCCCCGGGTGGCTGGAGGGTCGGGTCACGGGAGCCCAAGGCTGCCCCAAGTCACACTCCTCTGGGATCTGCGCCAaaggaggagcaggctgcaaccTCCCCCGCCCACACCCCAGCCCCCTTCCCAGTAGGTGCCCAGAGTCCTGGGAGGAGGGGGCCGCAGCCCCCTGGGGCCCACAGAGGGGCCCTGAAGAGCAAGAGGACAAGGCTGGGCCCAAGCCTCACCGCAGCCCCCCAAGCCTGGCCCCAGGTAGCCTGCCTGACAGAGCCAGCACCGCAGAGCAGCGCCAGGCTGAggcgggaggggcagggagggcctCTCCAGGGGGTGGGGGCTCAAGTTCCCTTCCCCTGAGCCCAGGGGCCAGGCAGCTGGGTCAGCTGGCTgaaagagggagagggcaggCCCTCCCGACAAGGGCAGTGCATGCGGAGCCAGAGGGGCCCTGAGTGACAGTGAGTGGCCCGGGGAGGGGCCAGGGCCAACACACGGGGCAGACCAGCAGAGGTTCCCCGGAGCACAGCGCAAGCCCAGCGAAGGGAACAAGGCCCCCAGGTGGGTGGGCAGGAGACCACGGTGGGAGTTGGCGGGTGGTGGCTACTGCCTTTCCTCTGCAGACAGG is drawn from Bubalus kerabau isolate K-KA32 ecotype Philippines breed swamp buffalo chromosome 5, PCC_UOA_SB_1v2, whole genome shotgun sequence and contains these coding sequences:
- the LRRC56 gene encoding leucine-rich repeat-containing protein 56 produces the protein MDQAWDGARGSRPSTASVQVRELSSQGLHNPQPQSKAPGRRGHGHSEQLAEECLSPARLQALAQVDDLRLVSVLEMCVNTRESSLGSLGLHLPNLSQLKLNGSCLGSLRDLGTSLGHLQVLWLARCGLADLDGISSFPALKELYLSYNDIWDLSPLCLLEQLEVLDLEGNCVEDPGQLRYLQLCPRLATLTLEGNPLCLRPGSGPTHQVPQGYSYRAEVRKLIPQLQVLDELPAAHTGQPASRTLDQDWLLVKEAIKEGCIPDSLLPGPDQTHGSPMWRLSPELCLPETQPWAPRRGPLSLLVPRVPLPEGLLPKGPAPEDGSSNLTHGASRVLCGNPTKGLRERRHRCQAGVHPEKLPSPRPEELAPRASASGPDPADDHDLLAWAGLQALRELRLRPLPSRCPESWEEGAAAPWGPQRGPEEQEDKAGPKPHRSPPSLAPESSRTLGYNLIPCPPKSFMPDRGRNSWGSTDLQFRGRRLRTLGSLGPGLGQGLAPVTALRAREATSGPSPQAEGCPGPKPAPDSAARPPASGACRT